In Pseudomonadota bacterium, a single window of DNA contains:
- a CDS encoding response regulator, whose amino-acid sequence MNLKVNQPILIVEDSHEDYEATIRAFRKAGLSNPIIRCESGDDALDYLHRRGPYTDQSKFPIPGLILLDLNLPGSDGRDVLKDIKSHDYLKKIPVVVLTTSNDERDIDRCYEDGANSYICKPLNLDNFIKSIQQLTDYWFEIVILPKGE is encoded by the coding sequence ATGAATTTAAAAGTGAACCAACCCATTCTGATTGTAGAAGACAGTCATGAGGACTACGAAGCCACCATCAGGGCGTTTAGAAAAGCAGGCCTTTCCAACCCGATAATCCGATGTGAAAGCGGAGACGATGCCCTTGATTACCTGCACAGACGCGGTCCATACACAGATCAAAGTAAATTTCCCATACCTGGCCTAATCCTGCTTGATCTCAACTTGCCCGGCAGCGACGGGCGCGATGTGTTAAAAGATATCAAATCGCACGACTATCTCAAGAAAATACCGGTTGTTGTGTTAACCACCTCAAATGATGAAAGAGATATTGATCGCTGCTACGAAGACGGTGCGAATAGCTATATATGCAAGCCGCTAAATTTAGATAACTTTATTAAATCAATCCAGCAGCTTACAGATTACTGGTTTGAGATAGTTATACTTCCTAAGGGAGAATAG
- a CDS encoding chemotaxis protein CheA translates to MTDIDKIDLAMFMEDYLFDAKEVFQEVNRSILALEKDYTGKDHLDNILRNFHTLKSSSSMLNFIDISDFAHRCEDFMSRLIKQEIPVDKDTVDFLFEANDAMEVIVKERAAKGAKIQLSDTNQKMVETIREKMAYLESKEMLSRLGIIVIDQNGIIEAFNTAAELIFLYPSSEVVGQNVRMLVPDTYQQNYDAYIEHYLKTDKALGLSAGRHVQGLRRDGTTFPMELAVSDVNLGEKNVLIGVIKDASVYEIKKKTISEIEKIQTVKIHVDLIDALFNLVGELIISRNRLNNLVANILTKDMKSVMISLNHIITELQEKVSSARMVPVEEIFLKFPKMVRDIALEKLKEVEMLVEGSDTELDKSVLNEIGQPLMHLLRNAVGHGIESPEVREQHNKVRRGLIKLSAKQTENHIVIEVEDDGSGIDAEAIKEIAIRKNHITLEEAGNMQEKDILSMLFKPGFSSASEITGLSGRGVGLDIVKTAAEKLGGTVEIFTRKGAGTRFSMKLPIAQAIMQTLMIGVGKHVFLLPSNAVLETMEVNKENIKRVGNREVFILRNEALPFIRLKKLLNIDTGEQDNTSVVVIIYRGDDFVAVGVDAVIDQMENIIKPFDTIAQTFRGFSGGTILPDGSVALLLDMARLFDLETLIHK, encoded by the coding sequence ATGACAGACATAGATAAAATTGATTTAGCAATGTTTATGGAAGATTACCTCTTTGACGCCAAGGAGGTTTTTCAGGAGGTGAACAGGTCCATTCTTGCCCTTGAAAAAGATTATACCGGAAAGGATCATCTGGATAATATATTAAGGAATTTCCATACATTAAAAAGTTCTTCCAGTATGCTGAATTTCATTGATATCAGCGATTTCGCACACCGATGCGAAGATTTCATGTCCCGTCTCATAAAGCAGGAAATCCCTGTTGATAAGGATACGGTGGATTTTCTCTTCGAAGCCAATGATGCGATGGAAGTCATTGTCAAAGAGCGGGCAGCAAAAGGGGCAAAGATACAATTATCCGACACAAATCAGAAGATGGTTGAAACGATCCGGGAAAAAATGGCCTATCTTGAATCCAAAGAAATGCTTTCACGTCTGGGGATTATTGTTATTGATCAAAATGGCATCATTGAAGCTTTTAATACTGCCGCAGAACTAATATTTCTTTATCCCTCCTCTGAGGTCGTTGGGCAGAATGTCAGAATGCTGGTGCCTGACACTTATCAACAGAATTACGATGCCTACATTGAGCATTATCTCAAGACCGATAAGGCTTTGGGGTTAAGCGCAGGACGTCATGTACAAGGTCTTCGCAGAGACGGCACCACCTTTCCAATGGAATTGGCTGTAAGCGACGTGAATTTAGGTGAGAAGAATGTCTTGATAGGGGTCATAAAGGATGCATCCGTTTATGAAATAAAGAAAAAAACCATCTCTGAAATTGAAAAGATACAAACCGTTAAAATACATGTAGACCTTATTGACGCCCTTTTTAATTTAGTCGGTGAGCTGATTATTTCCCGCAACCGTCTTAACAACCTTGTTGCGAATATTCTCACGAAAGATATGAAGAGCGTCATGATCTCCTTAAACCACATCATCACAGAACTTCAGGAGAAGGTCTCTTCCGCACGCATGGTACCAGTTGAGGAAATCTTTTTAAAGTTTCCGAAAATGGTCAGGGATATTGCCCTGGAGAAACTAAAAGAGGTGGAAATGCTTGTCGAGGGCAGCGATACGGAACTGGATAAGAGCGTTCTCAATGAAATCGGCCAGCCATTGATGCATTTACTTCGAAATGCCGTAGGTCATGGAATAGAATCACCTGAAGTGCGTGAGCAGCATAATAAAGTAAGGCGGGGGCTAATCAAACTTTCGGCAAAACAGACGGAAAATCACATCGTAATCGAAGTAGAAGATGATGGGTCCGGAATTGATGCGGAAGCAATAAAAGAAATAGCGATAAGAAAAAACCATATTACTTTGGAAGAAGCCGGAAACATGCAGGAAAAAGATATTCTTTCCATGCTTTTTAAGCCTGGCTTCAGCAGTGCATCGGAGATAACGGGTCTTTCCGGAAGAGGGGTAGGGCTGGACATCGTAAAGACAGCCGCAGAAAAACTTGGCGGAACGGTTGAGATATTTACCAGGAAGGGTGCCGGTACGCGCTTTTCCATGAAACTGCCGATTGCTCAGGCAATCATGCAGACATTGATGATCGGCGTAGGCAAACACGTTTTTCTCTTGCCCTCCAATGCAGTGCTGGAAACAATGGAAGTCAATAAGGAAAATATCAAAAGGGTCGGGAACCGGGAGGTATTCATCCTGCGAAATGAAGCCCTTCCATTCATCAGGCTGAAAAAACTTTTGAACATAGACACCGGTGAACAGGATAATACCAGTGTGGTTGTTATTATCTACCGGGGAGATGATTTTGTTGCTGTAGGCGTCGATGCCGTAATTGACCAGATGGAGAATATCATTAAACCCTTTGATACGATAGCCCAGACCTTCAGGGGCTTTTCGGGAGGCACGATTTTGCCGGACGGTAGTGTTGCCCTCCTCCTCGATATGGCAAGGTTATTTGACTTAGAGACATTAATACATAAATGA
- a CDS encoding chemotaxis protein CheC — translation MTKNILSPEQIDYIEEMMNIGAGNAATALEQLLKSRFEMCMPAIHAIAPHKAFSVIGDPAQTVTCVKMNMIGDCTGKMFFVVPLKQQKRLETLAGLSVGLTVKSGDRSGIPVFEEIGNILAGVYLTSIHDFCRLNIYHTIPVAATDMAQAVLDETIAIMSAKNELLIIIVNKFLAAEQDEAIDTYLIMIPDANSLKILTDSIREAQIIARG, via the coding sequence ATGACAAAGAATATACTTTCTCCGGAGCAGATAGATTATATAGAGGAGATGATGAATATCGGAGCCGGCAACGCCGCCACTGCCCTGGAGCAGCTCCTCAAAAGCAGGTTTGAGATGTGCATGCCTGCTATTCACGCCATTGCACCCCATAAAGCCTTTTCGGTCATTGGTGATCCGGCCCAGACTGTAACCTGTGTTAAAATGAATATGATTGGCGACTGCACGGGAAAGATGTTTTTCGTTGTTCCTTTGAAACAGCAGAAGAGACTCGAAACTTTAGCCGGATTATCAGTGGGGTTGACTGTAAAGAGCGGCGACAGGTCAGGTATACCGGTCTTTGAAGAGATCGGCAATATCCTTGCCGGTGTATATCTTACATCAATCCATGATTTCTGCCGACTGAACATCTACCATACCATTCCGGTTGCCGCAACCGATATGGCACAAGCCGTTCTGGATGAAACCATTGCAATAATGAGCGCTAAAAACGAGTTGCTGATTATTATAGTCAACAAATTTTTAGCGGCTGAACAGGATGAGGCGATTGATACTTATTTAATCATGATTCCCGATGCCAATTCGCTGAAAATCCTTACTGATTCTATCAGGGAGGCACAGATAATCGCCCGTGGATAA
- the cheB gene encoding chemotaxis-specific protein-glutamate methyltransferase CheB: MIRVLIVDDSSFMRKSISYLLKTDPLIDVVDTADNGEAAVLKVKEHRPDVVLLDIAMPMMDGLVALTHIMDKCPTPVLILSGVDKRDMTVVLKSLRLGAVDYIQKTKGEVSYDIDIIKDEIINKVHMAAKAHVSRIKYSLPEESYEIREGKKATGKKMVVIGASTGGPNANAIVLSGIHSSIAAGILVVQHMDKNFTPFFAAHLNGECSLNVSLAEDNDIISPGRVFVAPGEVQTGIIEDGIHKRIKLSGKPGKLQSIDYTMESVVKAYGEDVVGVLLTGMGSDGAKGLQAIRKAGGSTIVQDESTCVVFGMPKAAIALGCVDTVAPLQDIAKTIMKVV; this comes from the coding sequence ATGATTAGGGTCCTCATAGTCGATGATTCGAGCTTCATGAGAAAGTCCATATCCTATCTCCTGAAGACTGATCCTTTGATAGATGTTGTGGACACAGCTGATAACGGTGAGGCGGCTGTGCTTAAGGTGAAGGAGCACCGACCTGATGTAGTACTTCTCGACATTGCTATGCCCATGATGGATGGGCTGGTCGCCCTGACGCACATTATGGATAAGTGCCCGACACCGGTGCTGATCTTAAGCGGGGTTGACAAAAGGGATATGACCGTTGTGCTTAAATCCCTGCGGTTGGGGGCTGTGGATTACATACAGAAGACAAAAGGGGAAGTCTCATATGATATAGATATTATAAAGGACGAAATTATCAACAAAGTCCATATGGCGGCAAAAGCCCATGTCAGCAGAATTAAATACAGTCTGCCCGAAGAATCTTATGAGATAAGAGAGGGCAAAAAAGCAACGGGAAAAAAGATGGTTGTCATCGGCGCCTCCACAGGAGGGCCAAATGCAAACGCCATTGTACTTTCCGGTATCCACTCCTCCATTGCCGCCGGCATTCTGGTCGTTCAGCATATGGATAAAAATTTCACACCGTTTTTTGCGGCACATTTAAATGGAGAATGTTCCTTAAATGTTTCATTGGCCGAAGATAATGACATCATAAGTCCGGGCAGGGTCTTTGTCGCTCCCGGGGAAGTACAAACCGGCATTATAGAAGATGGTATACATAAAAGGATTAAACTTAGCGGCAAGCCGGGCAAACTGCAATCTATAGATTACACCATGGAATCTGTAGTCAAGGCCTATGGCGAAGATGTTGTCGGTGTCCTCCTTACCGGTATGGGCAGTGACGGCGCCAAGGGTTTACAGGCCATCAGGAAGGCCGGAGGAAGCACGATTGTTCAGGACGAGTCCACATGTGTTGTGTTTGGTATGCCCAAAGCAGCCATTGCACTTGGATGTGTCGATACGGTGGCACCCCTGCAGGATATAGCAAAAACAATTATGAAAGTCGTTTAG
- a CDS encoding PAS domain S-box protein has protein sequence MDEKTTHKNGLMQERIQYLRENTDFVSSIFDNLIGYAIIVADFDGNIITYNEGAHQIYGYAPEEVVGKENIEIFLPEEFIKEGELEHIISELIGNGSFSYEGEKVKKDGSRFPSHSLFTLAKDKSDQIAGFVEIVQDLTAQKHAENSIKAGEDKLRRIIETNTDSIMIVDGDGVIHFVNPAAETLFARPKEELLGSCFGFPTILGEWKETDIVRPASYENVLAEMRIADIEWDGEKAYLAMFHDITALKNAEMLLRQKQEEQQILLDAIPAMIFYKNTENRFVRINRALAKASAMTVEQMEGKTCFELFPDLAEKYWSDDKEVMAAGVAKRDIIEPMQTPYGTIWVKTDKIPYRNAKDGITGIIGCSIDITALKNAEDELELKNIELAKSNKELDDFAYIASHDLREPLRGIINYCSFLMEDYGDKLDADGRSKLETLIRLSNHQEKLIQSLLEYSRVGRVELAVENVDLNTVIAHTIESVRAAFQDGDINILVPRPLPEVLCDRVRIYAVFSNLITNALKYNDKPKQIIEVGYITQSSAPIEARHKQSVKLKDNSHRIFYVKDNGIGIKENHLDKIFTIFKRLHAKDKYGGGTGIGLTIVKKIIELHHGRLWAESTFGEGTTFYFTLHGDDE, from the coding sequence ATGGATGAAAAAACTACTCATAAAAATGGTCTTATGCAGGAGAGAATCCAGTATCTCCGGGAAAACACCGATTTTGTATCCTCCATCTTTGACAACCTCATAGGTTATGCGATTATTGTTGCGGATTTTGACGGCAATATTATTACATATAACGAAGGAGCTCACCAAATTTACGGTTACGCCCCTGAAGAAGTAGTAGGTAAGGAAAACATTGAGATATTCTTACCGGAAGAATTTATCAAAGAAGGAGAACTGGAACATATTATTTCCGAGCTTATCGGAAATGGTAGTTTTTCTTATGAAGGCGAGAAAGTTAAGAAGGACGGCAGCAGGTTTCCTTCTCATAGCCTCTTTACCCTGGCAAAAGACAAGAGTGATCAAATTGCAGGTTTTGTTGAAATTGTACAGGATCTGACTGCCCAAAAACATGCAGAAAACAGTATAAAAGCCGGAGAAGATAAATTGCGCCGGATTATCGAAACCAATACCGACAGTATAATGATCGTGGACGGGGATGGGGTAATCCATTTTGTTAATCCGGCCGCAGAGACCTTGTTTGCACGCCCAAAAGAAGAACTGTTGGGATCTTGTTTTGGATTCCCCACCATTTTAGGAGAGTGGAAAGAAACCGACATCGTCAGGCCGGCCTCATATGAGAATGTTTTAGCTGAAATGCGTATTGCGGATATAGAGTGGGATGGGGAAAAAGCATATCTTGCCATGTTTCATGATATAACCGCCCTCAAAAACGCAGAAATGTTGTTGAGGCAAAAGCAGGAAGAACAGCAAATTCTTCTTGATGCTATTCCTGCAATGATCTTTTACAAAAACACCGAAAACAGGTTTGTCCGGATAAACCGGGCATTAGCAAAAGCTTCAGCAATGACGGTAGAACAGATGGAAGGTAAAACTTGCTTCGAGCTTTTTCCTGACCTGGCAGAAAAGTACTGGAGCGACGACAAGGAAGTTATGGCTGCCGGAGTTGCGAAAAGAGACATAATAGAGCCCATGCAAACACCTTACGGAACCATCTGGGTCAAAACCGACAAGATACCTTACAGGAATGCTAAGGATGGTATTACAGGTATTATTGGTTGTTCTATCGATATTACTGCTTTAAAAAATGCGGAAGATGAGCTTGAGCTAAAAAATATAGAACTGGCAAAAAGCAACAAAGAGCTTGATGACTTTGCCTATATTGCATCCCATGACTTACGGGAGCCGCTCCGTGGCATCATAAATTACTGCTCGTTTCTTATGGAAGATTATGGAGACAAACTTGATGCCGATGGCCGGTCAAAGCTGGAAACTCTGATACGACTTTCCAACCATCAGGAAAAACTCATTCAGTCGCTTCTTGAATATTCACGTGTCGGAAGGGTTGAATTGGCCGTTGAAAATGTTGATCTCAATACTGTTATTGCTCATACAATCGAATCGGTGAGGGCCGCCTTCCAGGATGGCGACATCAACATCCTTGTCCCCCGGCCTCTGCCTGAAGTTTTGTGTGACCGCGTCCGGATCTATGCAGTTTTTTCAAATCTTATTACAAACGCCTTAAAATATAATGATAAACCCAAACAGATTATAGAAGTAGGTTATATAACCCAATCGTCGGCTCCAATAGAAGCAAGGCATAAACAATCCGTTAAATTGAAAGATAATTCCCATCGGATTTTCTATGTGAAAGATAACGGAATCGGTATCAAAGAAAATCATTTGGATAAGATTTTCACCATATTCAAGAGGCTTCACGCAAAAGATAAATACGGCGGGGGTACGGGTATCGGATTGACTATCGTCAAGAAAATTATAGAACTCCACCATGGAAGGTTATGGGCCGAATCGACCTTCGGTGAAGGGACTACGTTCTATTTTACCTTACATGGAGATGATGAATGA
- a CDS encoding response regulator, producing the protein MAKIMIVDDASFMRSSLKFIAEKYGHTIVGMASDGKEAVDLYKKLQPDIVTLDILMKDLDGISTLKLLLKYDPQAKVIMVTAMGQETKQEEARKIGALGYIRKPFKPEDIVAEIARILGE; encoded by the coding sequence ATGGCAAAGATTATGATTGTGGATGATGCATCATTTATGAGGAGTTCCTTGAAATTTATCGCTGAAAAGTATGGACATACTATTGTCGGTATGGCGTCTGATGGTAAAGAGGCAGTAGATCTCTATAAAAAGCTTCAACCTGATATTGTAACTCTTGATATCCTGATGAAGGATCTGGATGGCATCTCCACATTGAAGCTGCTGCTCAAGTATGACCCTCAGGCAAAGGTCATCATGGTAACCGCTATGGGGCAGGAGACAAAACAGGAAGAGGCAAGAAAAATCGGTGCATTAGGCTATATAAGAAAACCGTTCAAACCGGAAGATATCGTGGCAGAGATTGCAAGGATATTGGGAGAATGA
- a CDS encoding chemotaxis protein CheW has product MKEQIINDDTEIEEIEQDQYLVFKINVQEFCIQAMWVQEISRPLELTQVPNSLSYIDGVANLRGRLSTVINFRKKIGFEQKPYDEETRIIVIEHKGFPIGMTVDSVEEVIKIPDDLVHKLPASTNNVMEDEPITGIGMVNKRMVIMLDIKKILDGTEMPNLEKIKQALGSPEFEDGNITAKIEAASVDVDNEIYDRKRRS; this is encoded by the coding sequence ATGAAGGAGCAGATTATAAATGACGATACTGAGATAGAAGAAATTGAACAGGACCAGTATCTTGTTTTTAAGATCAACGTCCAGGAGTTCTGTATTCAGGCCATGTGGGTTCAGGAAATCTCAAGACCGCTGGAATTGACTCAGGTTCCCAATTCTTTATCTTATATTGACGGCGTTGCCAATCTGCGGGGCAGATTATCCACTGTTATTAATTTTCGTAAAAAAATCGGGTTCGAACAAAAACCGTATGATGAGGAAACCCGCATTATCGTTATCGAGCACAAGGGCTTTCCCATAGGTATGACGGTTGATTCCGTAGAAGAGGTCATAAAAATTCCCGATGATCTGGTGCACAAACTGCCCGCATCAACAAACAATGTGATGGAAGACGAGCCGATAACCGGTATAGGCATGGTAAACAAAAGAATGGTTATCATGCTTGATATTAAAAAGATTCTTGACGGAACAGAAATGCCTAATCTTGAAAAAATTAAACAGGCTCTTGGCAGCCCGGAGTTTGAGGATGGAAATATTACAGCGAAGATTGAAGCAGCATCCGTAGATGTCGATAACGAGATATATGATAGAAAAAGGAGGAGTTGA
- a CDS encoding chemotaxis protein CheD: MDKRIIVNMGEGTVRRAPAVITSVGLGSCVVLMLYDPGSRIGGLAHILLPSSPVQSSCEYGQCYRDNEEKQWGKMIAHPDKPPYLYADTALKALFKEMTCMGALSSNIYAMITGGARMFSDGEPTVNGMGARNIMSIKNLLKREKISVIGEDTGGSQGRSVDFHIDSGRVVVRTIEGVVREIIDNG; this comes from the coding sequence GTGGATAAACGTATTATTGTCAATATGGGGGAAGGGACGGTCAGAAGGGCACCGGCGGTTATTACTTCTGTAGGGCTGGGTTCCTGCGTAGTATTGATGCTCTATGACCCGGGGTCACGTATCGGAGGACTGGCGCACATCCTGCTGCCCAGCTCGCCTGTTCAATCGTCATGTGAATACGGGCAGTGCTACCGCGATAATGAAGAAAAACAGTGGGGGAAAATGATTGCCCACCCGGATAAGCCTCCTTACCTCTACGCCGATACCGCCCTTAAGGCTCTTTTTAAGGAAATGACGTGTATGGGGGCTTTATCGTCTAATATTTACGCAATGATTACCGGCGGGGCCAGAATGTTTTCAGACGGAGAACCAACCGTAAACGGCATGGGTGCGAGAAACATTATGAGTATCAAGAATCTTTTGAAAAGAGAAAAGATATCCGTCATTGGTGAGGATACGGGCGGCAGCCAGGGAAGAAGTGTTGATTTTCATATAGATTCAGGCCGGGTAGTGGTCAGGACAATCGAAGGGGTGGTTAGGGAGATCATCGATAATGGATGA